One part of the Panthera leo isolate Ple1 chromosome D4, P.leo_Ple1_pat1.1, whole genome shotgun sequence genome encodes these proteins:
- the LOC122205607 gene encoding 60S ribosomal protein L30-like, with translation MVAAKKTKKSPESINFRLQLVMKSGKYMLGYTQTMKMIRHGKAKLVILANNCPALRKAEIENYAMSAKTCVHHDSRNDTELGPACEKYYRACTVTIIDPDESGISRSTPEQTGEK, from the coding sequence ATGGTGGCTGCAAAGAAGACGAAAAAGTCACCAGAGTCCATCAACTTTAGGCTCCAACTCGTTATGAAAAGCGGAAAGTACATGCTAGGGTACACGCAGACTATGAAAATGATTAGACATGGCAAAGCGAAACTGGtcatccttgccaacaactgCCCAGCCTTGAGGAAAGCTGAAATAGAAAACTACGCCATGTCGGCCAAAACTTGTGTTCATCACGACAGTAGAAATGATACTGAATTGGGCCCAGCATGTGAGAAATACTACAGAGCGTGCACAGTGACGATTATTGATCCAGATGAGTCTGGTATCAGTCGAAGCACACCAGAACAGACTGGTGAAAAGTAA